Proteins encoded in a region of the Pelmatolapia mariae isolate MD_Pm_ZW linkage group LG16_19, Pm_UMD_F_2, whole genome shotgun sequence genome:
- the osbpl6 gene encoding oxysterol-binding protein-related protein 6 isoform X2, translated as MSHHQHYQQRGPHSRTMSSEERSSTPVNKTSTPVHKSTSSSSSSQRDSRQEADSWEIIEGLKIGQSNVQRPDKHEGFMLKKRKWPLKGWHKRFFVLDNGILKYSKSPIDIQKGKLHGSIDVGLSVMSIKKRARRIDLDTEEHIYHLKVKSQDIFDAWVSKLRHHRLYRQNEIVRSPRDATMRTFPPSAAMDSPQPTPAVVNEVKQTKPSSLPWQPAAPSNSSTSSLPASYSNGQSKVVAWLQESEEMDKCAEELARCQSNLTELSRLLQSLEILQRTQSAPNFTDMQVPLSASMSPVRLHSSNPNLCAELVDFQPPVSRLTDSVECASDYIKLQEEFCIIAQKVHSLLKSAFNTVAIEKEKIKQILSDQEQPDQSAQINSLRKSLSQALSQNAELRTRLNRIHSESVLTEQVVSVNIISTPDEAGEQMGIPLTQQASNESRLSMSESVSEFFDAQEVLLSASSSENEGSDDESYVSDVSDNISEDNASVTDNVSRQMANGDFAGSAFRNGRRSCLSAPCPDTSNINLWNILRNNIGKDLSKVSMPVELNEPLNTLQRMCEELEYSELLDKAAETEDPFERMVLVAAFAVSGYSSTYYRAGSKPFNPLLGETYECIREDKGFCFFSEQVSHHPPVSACHCESKNFTFWQDVRWKNKFWGKSMEILPIGSVNLMIPRFGDQYEWNKVTTCVHNILSGRRWIEHYGEITIRNIKSSACLCKLTFVKGNYWSSNVNEVQGFVMDQEGKVIHRLFGKWHEGVYCGVPPSAKCIWRPGSMPTDYELYYGFTRFAIELNELCPELKDALPRTDARFRPDQRYLEEGNLEMASSEKQRIEDMQRARRKWNEENNIKHEPRFFKKVVDANHRERWVSNNTYWELRKNPGFINMESTVTLW; from the exons ATGTCTCACCACCAACACTATCAACAGCGAGGCCCCCACAGCCGCACCATGAGCTCTGAGGAGAGGAGCTCTACGCCGGTGAACAAAACCTCGACGCCAGTCCACAAGagcacctcctcctcttcctcctcccagCGCGACAGCCGGCAG gAGGCAGACAGCTGGGAGATAATCGAGGGGCTGAAAATTGGTCAGAGCAACGTCCAGAGGCCTGATAAACACGAGGGGTTTATGTTGAAGAAGCGGAAGTGGCCCTTGAAAGGCTGGCACAAG CGTTTTTTTGTTCTGGACAATGGTATCCTGAAGTACTCCAAGTCCCCCATTGAT ATCCAAAAAGGGAAACTTCATGGCAGCATCGACGTCGGCCTCTCAGTTATGTCCATCAAGAAGAGGGCCCGTCGCATCGACCTGGACACTGAAGAGCATATCTATCACTTGAAG GTCAAATCTCAAGACATATTTGATGCCTGGGTGTCAAAGTTGCGTCATCACCGGCTTTATCGGCAGAACGAGATTGTGCGGTCTCCCCGGGATGCCACCATGAGAACATTTCCTCCCTCGGCGGCCATGGATTCCCCCCAGCCAACGCCAGCTGTGGTAAATGAAGTCAAG CAGACCAAACCGAGCAGCTTGCCATGGCAGCCAGCAGCCCCCAGtaacagcagcaccagcagccTGCCTGCGTCCTACAGTAACGGACAGAGTAAGGTGGTGGCATGGCTGCAGGAGTCAGAGGAAATGGACAAGTGTGCAGAGG agCTCGCACGCTGCCAGTCCAACCTGACCGAGCTGAGCCGGTTATTGCAGAGTCTGGAGATTCTACAAAGGACACAGTCAGCGCCCAACTTCACAGATATGCag GTTCCTCTGTCTGCCAGTATGTCCCCTGTCCGCCTCCACTCATCCAACCCTAACCTGTGTGCCGAGCTGGTGGACTTTCAGCCCCCTGTCTCCCGCTTGACAGACAGTGTAGAGTGTGCCAGCGACTACATTAAACTTCAAGAGGAGTTCTGCATTATTGCCCAGAAAG TCCACTCGCTGCTGAAGTCGGCCTTCAACACTGTGGCCATAGAGAAGGAAAAGATCAAACAGATTCTGTCTGATCAGGAGCAGCCAGACCAGTCGGCCCAGATAAACTCTCTCAGGAAGTCTCTGTCACAG GCCCTGTCCCAAAATGCAGAACTTCGAACTCGACTCAACCGCATCCACTCTGAGTCTGTCCTGACTGAGCAAGTTGTGAGTGTGAACATCATCTCCACACCTGATGAG GCCGGGGAACAGATGGGGATCCCTCTGACTCAGCAGGCCTCTAATGAGAGCCGACTCTCCATGTCAGAATCTGTCTCTGAGTTTTTTGATGCCCAGGAAGTGCTTCTGTCAGCCAGCTCATCAGAGAACGAG GGTTCAGACGATGAGTCATATGTCAGTGATGTGAGCGATAACATTTCCGAGGACAACGCCAGCGTGACTGATAACGTCTCCAGACAAA TGGCCAACGGAGACTTTGCTGGCAGCGCCTTTCGTAATGGGCGGCGCAGCTGCTTGTCGGCACCCTGTCCTGACACCAGCAACATCAACCTCTGGAACATCTTGCGAAATAACATCGGCAAAGACCTGTCCAAAGTGTCCATGCCCGTGGAGCTCAACGAGCCCCTCAACACCCTGCAGCGCATGTGTGAAGAGCTGGAGTACAGCGAGCTGCTGGATAAGGCTGCTGAGACCGAGGATCCCTTTGAGCGCATG GTTCTCGTCGCTGCTTTTGCTGTCTCAGGCTACTCATCCACTTACTACAGAGCAGGTAGCAAGCCATTCAACCCGCTACTCGGAGAGACTTACGAATGTATTCGGGAAGACAAGggcttctgttttttctctgagCAG GTGAGCCACCACCCTCCCGTCTCCGCCTGCCACTGTGAGTCTAAGAACTTCACCTTCTGGCAAG ATGTGAGATGGAAAAACAAGTTCTGGGGAAAATCAATGGAAATTTTACCAATCGGGAGTGTAAATCTCATGATACCCAG GTTTGGTGATCAATACGAATGGAATAAAGTTACCACCTGTGTACACAACATCCTCAGTGGACGGCGGTGGATTGAACACTACGGGGAGATTACCATCAGAAACATAAAGAGCAGTGCTTGCCTCTGCAAACTTACCTTTGTCAAG GGAAACTACTGGAGTTCAAATGTGAATGAAGTTCAAGGATTTGTGATGGATCAGGAAGGAAAAGTGATCCACAGGCTTTTTGGAAAATGGCACGAGGGTGTTTATTGTGGTGTCCCACCTTCTGCTAAATGCATCTGGAGGCCAG gctccatgCCCACAGACTATGAGCTTTACTACGGCTTCACCAGGTTTGCCATTGAACTAAATGAGCTTTGTCCTGAGCTAAAAGATGCCTTGCCGCGGACGGATGCCAGATTCAGACCTGATCAAAG GTATCTGGAAGAAGGTAACTTGGAAATGGCCTCATCAGAGAAGCAGCGTAttgaggacatgcagagggccAGGAGGAAGTGGAACGAGGAGAACAACATCAAACACGAGCCACGCTTCTTTAA GAAAGTGGTTGATGCCAATCACAGGGAGAGATGGGTCTCCAACAACACGTACTGGGAGCTCCGCAAAAACCCCGGCTTCATTAACATGGAATCTACAGTGACTCTGTGGTAG
- the osbpl6 gene encoding oxysterol-binding protein-related protein 6 isoform X1 → MSHHQHYQQRGPHSRTMSSEERSSTPVNKTSTPVHKSTSSSSSSQRDSRQEADSWEIIEGLKIGQSNVQRPDKHEGFMLKKRKWPLKGWHKRFFVLDNGILKYSKSPIDIQKGKLHGSIDVGLSVMSIKKRARRIDLDTEEHIYHLKVKSQDIFDAWVSKLRHHRLYRQNEIVRSPRDATMRTFPPSAAMDSPQPTPAVVNEVKQTKPSSLPWQPAAPSNSSTSSLPASYSNGQSKVVAWLQESEEMDKCAEELARCQSNLTELSRLLQSLEILQRTQSAPNFTDMQTNCVELSKKEKRLNRRWRTKSVGKDAKFQLQVPLSASMSPVRLHSSNPNLCAELVDFQPPVSRLTDSVECASDYIKLQEEFCIIAQKVHSLLKSAFNTVAIEKEKIKQILSDQEQPDQSAQINSLRKSLSQALSQNAELRTRLNRIHSESVLTEQVVSVNIISTPDEAGEQMGIPLTQQASNESRLSMSESVSEFFDAQEVLLSASSSENEGSDDESYVSDVSDNISEDNASVTDNVSRQMANGDFAGSAFRNGRRSCLSAPCPDTSNINLWNILRNNIGKDLSKVSMPVELNEPLNTLQRMCEELEYSELLDKAAETEDPFERMVLVAAFAVSGYSSTYYRAGSKPFNPLLGETYECIREDKGFCFFSEQVSHHPPVSACHCESKNFTFWQDVRWKNKFWGKSMEILPIGSVNLMIPRFGDQYEWNKVTTCVHNILSGRRWIEHYGEITIRNIKSSACLCKLTFVKGNYWSSNVNEVQGFVMDQEGKVIHRLFGKWHEGVYCGVPPSAKCIWRPGSMPTDYELYYGFTRFAIELNELCPELKDALPRTDARFRPDQRYLEEGNLEMASSEKQRIEDMQRARRKWNEENNIKHEPRFFKKVVDANHRERWVSNNTYWELRKNPGFINMESTVTLW, encoded by the exons ATGTCTCACCACCAACACTATCAACAGCGAGGCCCCCACAGCCGCACCATGAGCTCTGAGGAGAGGAGCTCTACGCCGGTGAACAAAACCTCGACGCCAGTCCACAAGagcacctcctcctcttcctcctcccagCGCGACAGCCGGCAG gAGGCAGACAGCTGGGAGATAATCGAGGGGCTGAAAATTGGTCAGAGCAACGTCCAGAGGCCTGATAAACACGAGGGGTTTATGTTGAAGAAGCGGAAGTGGCCCTTGAAAGGCTGGCACAAG CGTTTTTTTGTTCTGGACAATGGTATCCTGAAGTACTCCAAGTCCCCCATTGAT ATCCAAAAAGGGAAACTTCATGGCAGCATCGACGTCGGCCTCTCAGTTATGTCCATCAAGAAGAGGGCCCGTCGCATCGACCTGGACACTGAAGAGCATATCTATCACTTGAAG GTCAAATCTCAAGACATATTTGATGCCTGGGTGTCAAAGTTGCGTCATCACCGGCTTTATCGGCAGAACGAGATTGTGCGGTCTCCCCGGGATGCCACCATGAGAACATTTCCTCCCTCGGCGGCCATGGATTCCCCCCAGCCAACGCCAGCTGTGGTAAATGAAGTCAAG CAGACCAAACCGAGCAGCTTGCCATGGCAGCCAGCAGCCCCCAGtaacagcagcaccagcagccTGCCTGCGTCCTACAGTAACGGACAGAGTAAGGTGGTGGCATGGCTGCAGGAGTCAGAGGAAATGGACAAGTGTGCAGAGG agCTCGCACGCTGCCAGTCCAACCTGACCGAGCTGAGCCGGTTATTGCAGAGTCTGGAGATTCTACAAAGGACACAGTCAGCGCCCAACTTCACAGATATGCag ACCAATTGCGTTGAGttatcaaagaaagaaaagcgcTTGAACAGAAGATGGAGAACAAAAAGTGTCGGCAAAGATGCAAAATTCCAGCTTCAG GTTCCTCTGTCTGCCAGTATGTCCCCTGTCCGCCTCCACTCATCCAACCCTAACCTGTGTGCCGAGCTGGTGGACTTTCAGCCCCCTGTCTCCCGCTTGACAGACAGTGTAGAGTGTGCCAGCGACTACATTAAACTTCAAGAGGAGTTCTGCATTATTGCCCAGAAAG TCCACTCGCTGCTGAAGTCGGCCTTCAACACTGTGGCCATAGAGAAGGAAAAGATCAAACAGATTCTGTCTGATCAGGAGCAGCCAGACCAGTCGGCCCAGATAAACTCTCTCAGGAAGTCTCTGTCACAG GCCCTGTCCCAAAATGCAGAACTTCGAACTCGACTCAACCGCATCCACTCTGAGTCTGTCCTGACTGAGCAAGTTGTGAGTGTGAACATCATCTCCACACCTGATGAG GCCGGGGAACAGATGGGGATCCCTCTGACTCAGCAGGCCTCTAATGAGAGCCGACTCTCCATGTCAGAATCTGTCTCTGAGTTTTTTGATGCCCAGGAAGTGCTTCTGTCAGCCAGCTCATCAGAGAACGAG GGTTCAGACGATGAGTCATATGTCAGTGATGTGAGCGATAACATTTCCGAGGACAACGCCAGCGTGACTGATAACGTCTCCAGACAAA TGGCCAACGGAGACTTTGCTGGCAGCGCCTTTCGTAATGGGCGGCGCAGCTGCTTGTCGGCACCCTGTCCTGACACCAGCAACATCAACCTCTGGAACATCTTGCGAAATAACATCGGCAAAGACCTGTCCAAAGTGTCCATGCCCGTGGAGCTCAACGAGCCCCTCAACACCCTGCAGCGCATGTGTGAAGAGCTGGAGTACAGCGAGCTGCTGGATAAGGCTGCTGAGACCGAGGATCCCTTTGAGCGCATG GTTCTCGTCGCTGCTTTTGCTGTCTCAGGCTACTCATCCACTTACTACAGAGCAGGTAGCAAGCCATTCAACCCGCTACTCGGAGAGACTTACGAATGTATTCGGGAAGACAAGggcttctgttttttctctgagCAG GTGAGCCACCACCCTCCCGTCTCCGCCTGCCACTGTGAGTCTAAGAACTTCACCTTCTGGCAAG ATGTGAGATGGAAAAACAAGTTCTGGGGAAAATCAATGGAAATTTTACCAATCGGGAGTGTAAATCTCATGATACCCAG GTTTGGTGATCAATACGAATGGAATAAAGTTACCACCTGTGTACACAACATCCTCAGTGGACGGCGGTGGATTGAACACTACGGGGAGATTACCATCAGAAACATAAAGAGCAGTGCTTGCCTCTGCAAACTTACCTTTGTCAAG GGAAACTACTGGAGTTCAAATGTGAATGAAGTTCAAGGATTTGTGATGGATCAGGAAGGAAAAGTGATCCACAGGCTTTTTGGAAAATGGCACGAGGGTGTTTATTGTGGTGTCCCACCTTCTGCTAAATGCATCTGGAGGCCAG gctccatgCCCACAGACTATGAGCTTTACTACGGCTTCACCAGGTTTGCCATTGAACTAAATGAGCTTTGTCCTGAGCTAAAAGATGCCTTGCCGCGGACGGATGCCAGATTCAGACCTGATCAAAG GTATCTGGAAGAAGGTAACTTGGAAATGGCCTCATCAGAGAAGCAGCGTAttgaggacatgcagagggccAGGAGGAAGTGGAACGAGGAGAACAACATCAAACACGAGCCACGCTTCTTTAA GAAAGTGGTTGATGCCAATCACAGGGAGAGATGGGTCTCCAACAACACGTACTGGGAGCTCCGCAAAAACCCCGGCTTCATTAACATGGAATCTACAGTGACTCTGTGGTAG